The DNA window tattttaattttatttaatttttaattttttttagagttaattattaatttaataattaaaattttaattcaattaacaGAATATTCATCCCTAGTGAACTGGTTTAATTAACGTTAATCTATGGTTATTAAATGAGAGCCATTAAAATCTCTCAAACTTTCAGAGGCTGTAACTGACAGTGTATAATCATATCGATCAGTCCATTTTTCTGTGATTTCGCCTCATTCCCTAGGGATTGCTGTGATCAAAATAATGGCCGCTATTCTACAAAATCTTTTTTCTTTTGGGTCAAGATTCAAATATTGTAAAATTAACCTAGCGCCAACTCGCAGCCCTCGCGTTTACTAGTTGGGCATCAGACAAAACATAACCAGTAGCAGGGAGATGCAGAGAGGCTCACATGACGGCCACAACAGGTGATGGGAAGAGGACAAGAATTTTGCTTGTGAAAATGTGGTAAGGTGGCATAGAGTAAGTCGAAAGTGTGAATCAAAGGTGCCCTTGATAAGGTGACCCACCCACATCCATGTGGGAAATTTTGGGTTTTATTTTGTCTTTGTACACTTGAAGGAAAGACAAAGGTTCAGGTCGGTGAAGCATAACATGAGAGTAAAGACAGTGTCCTACTGTCCTATCAGAAATTAGAAACGAGAAAAACAGGATTACAAACAAACAGAGCCAATCAATTGACTTGTTACTGTAGGTAGTGACCTACACTTGCCGGTCTCCATGCAAATGCCAATGCCCAACATTGCTCTATATGTATCGGATTGTGTATTCATGTCCTGTTCGGCTATtcccagagagagagagagagaaacagagaggggtttcaaaattttggcagctacAGTGAGAGCTTTTCATGTCAGTGATCTTATGGGAGCCATCAAAAGAGAGAGATAGAAAGAACACAGCAACAGAACAAAAGAAATAGGAAGAAAGAGAAAAACGACACAAACCTTTCTCTTTGCGTCTCCTTCTTTTGTCTCCCCCTTAATTACTTACTCTCTCCACTCCTCCATGCTCAATCCATTTCCTCTCCATTTCACCCGCATCAAATCCTTCCACAGATAACCCATCAAGTCTCGTTGAATTTTGTTTTTGACAATGGTAACTGGTTGGAGAAGGGCGTTTTGCACATCCTTTCATAGAGAGCGAGAAGCCACTGTATTCACAGAGAAGCAGCAACACCACCACCATTGCGACAACAATTCCACCACCCCCAGTACCTCCAGTAACCATAGCCCAAGAATAAGCTCCAAGTTTGGATTTTTCTCCGATTCATCAGCACCCCGTTTACAATCTCAACCTGTATCAAACCCGAGTCTTCGTTGCCGAACAACCACAGCCAAAACTCCTACATCATCAGTACCCAATAGCCCAAAACTCCAATGCAAAACAAAAACACCAAAAAAATGCATCAGCCCCAGATTGTTCCACTTCTCCGATGCCTCTTCTCCTAAATCCCCATCCAGCTTCTCCCTCCTCAAAGCCAGCCTCCGCCTCTCCAAAGTAAGTATTCACTGTTCATTCCTTTCTATTAAATATAACTTCTTCGTTTTCAATGATCGCTAACCACTTACAAAATTCTTTCTTGTTTTATTTGCAGAGTAAATGTGGAATCTGCTTCCAGAGTGTGAAAAGTGGGAAAGGAACAGCGGTTTTCACAGCGGAATGCACCCATGTATTTCACTTCCCTTGCGTAGCTGCACACGTGAAGAGGCAGGATCTCCTTATCTGCCCTGTGTGCAGCGCCACCTGGAAAGAACAACCTTTGCTCTCTATCCACCACAAACCAGAGATCAAGAAATTAGACGAAAAGCTCAAAGACCTTTCAAAAACCAAGAACTTGAGAATCTACAACGACGATGAGCCTCTCACGTCTCCTTCTCCTGGTTCTGTCTTCAACCCTATACCTGAATTGGAAGAAAACGACGCCGAAGGTGATGACCACAATGCAGCTCAAGAGTTTCAAGGCTTCTTTGTGAATCCAGCTCCAGTTAGAGTGAGTAATCACGTCATGCTAAATGCCAAAAATGTGGAAGTCTGTTTGTTGCCGGATTCTGCTTTGCTGAATGTTGGGAGGAGTTACCAGACGCACGTCGTCCTGCTCAAGGTCAGAGCGCCACCGTCCCTGGCTGCTCGTCGACGACCTCCTATTGATTTGGTGACTGTGCTGGACGTTAGCGAGAGGATTTGCGGGGTGAAGTCACAAATGATGAAGCATGTGATGCGACTACTAATATCTTCGCTGAATTCCACGGATCGATTGTCGATTGTGGCCTTCTCGGCAACGTCCAAGCGGTTGTTGCCGTTGACGAGGATGACGGCCGAAGGACGGAGATCGGCTCGTCGGATTATCGATCCTTTGGGAAGTACTGGTCAAGGGATGAGTGCAAACGACGCGCTTAAAAAAGCTGCAAAAGTGATTGAAGATCGGCGAGTGAAGAATCCGTTTTCCAGCATCATCATTATATCCAACGGTCACGATGACCAGTCTTACACGAACTCCATTGCTCAGAAGCGTCCATCATTAATGGTGTCATCAATGCGCTTTTCTCACTTGGAAATCCTCGTACACTCCATTGGCCTCGGTGACTTTAGCGCGTGCAAGAACGCGCCATCAGAAGACGCATTGGCAAAGTGCGTGGATAATCTACTAAGCATTGCGGTTCAAGATCTAAAGCTTCACCTCGGGTTTGTTTCCGGTTCAGCTCCAGCAGAAATAGCAGCGGTTTATTCACTCACAGGTCGGCCCAGTGTTTTTGGACCCGGTTCGGTCCGGCTCGGGGATCTTCACGCCGAGGAAGAGAGAGAACTACTCATAGAATTGAAAGTGCCGGCTTCTTCCACCGAGGGCCACCACTTGTTATCCGTACGGTCCTCGTTTAGAGACCCATCGTCACAGGAGCCAGTCTTATCCAAGGAAAAAGCCCTGATAATACCTCGAGCTCAAGCCGTTCGATCATCAGAGCCACATATCCAACGGCTGAGGGACCTCCACATCACAATAAGAGCAGTGGCTGAATCTCGGCGATTAATGGATCACAATGATTTATCTGGAGCTTATCATTTGTTATCATCAGCTCAAGCATTGTTGATGCAATCGAGTGACTGCTCAGCTATCGAGCATCTGAGAAGGTTAGAGGCGGAGCTGGGAGAGCTGCATCGGCGAAGGCAGCAGGTGGTGTGGAGTCAGAGGCAGAAGGAGAGTCAACAAGCAGAGGAGAAGGTAGAGCTTCTTACGCCGACATCGGCGTGGCGAGCTGCGGAGAACTTGGCTAAAGTGGCGATAATGAGAAAGCATATGAACAGGGTCAGCGATTTGCACGGTTTTGAAAATGCcagattttgatttttttttttttttttcccttttcatTGCCTGCATTCTGCAATGCAAAGAAATAGTATAAAgccatgaaataaaattttatgtaagaaaaaaagaggaaaatgattGAGTGGAGCCAGGTCCATAACAGCGACAAGTGGTCTTGTTTCCTTTCCTCAGGTAGGCTAGATTTTTATTTTTGGAAGTTGTTGGTAGTCGTTTGTAATATGTGTAAATTGGAAGTACATGATAGATTATGGAGGATTATGAATATGAAATgggttttgttttgttttgttttgcttTTTAACGTGTGCTTTTGGCGATTAAAATGCCACGAGGTGGGTGTTGctgattaaaatttatattatatatttttataattaattttaaaaattatttaatttaacttataataatttatttataaatagttagtgtttataaattaatttaaatgtataaatatttaaaattttaaataattatgtatttaattaaattatttataattgataaatatttatatatcattaatatatttgataaaaaataatttataagtacattgattattaaaatatttgattaaattaatttataagtataaGATTTATAAAGCACTAAAATAAAAAGTTAGATGTTCCATCTGAATTTTTTTAGCTTATGAATTTAACATATAAACTTAAAAACTTAAAGATTTATTgatgtgatattatgaaatgttGTATAAATGACCAAAAGCATTTGATTATTAGGGTTTTGGTTGGTGTTGGATTTTAGCTCATCTCATGTTTCTCATGTTAGTGATAGATTTTGGCCAAATTAATTGGTCAATAAACAAAATTAAtggaaatatttttctttttaaaaaaaaaccaTTTGTATATAGAAATATCCAATAATTTGGATGCTTAGTGGAAGGGATTCACCCACTATCACAAAAATGTGGAAGCAGATTTTCTTTCCATAAAGAAAATGTTGAGAGAGAGAAGATTCATGCACATTGATTGAGTAGAAGAAGTCTCATATGCATCTAAGATGTTGGTTTCCATAGAGGGTGGACATAATCATGTCAGTCCAAAATTTCTAAATAGGGATATGCTCCATAAAGAAAAATATACATAAATGATCAAGAgtgtttttttatttaaaaaaatcaacCATCACAACTTGCCCAGCTgtctataaaaattatttttattttttattttttaaaattaaaaaatagaaattattagAATTAAATTCTAATTCATGCATTAGGAAATAAATACAGGATGATTGACATATTTCTTTTTATGCAAAGAAAAACTGATCTTTTAGATATTGAGTTAATGgctactttctttccttttttgctTCATCATTTATATTCACCACACCCCCTTCCTTTTTGTTTGTTTAACAATCCATTCCCATTTGCTTATAAATACAAAACCATAACTTATGTTCATATTTGTGAATCAATATGCCAATTTCTGATAGCCTCATTttatgcatttttttttctttccttgaaTTCAGTATGTaggtttcaatagatgaaatattttgaattataaGAGACTCAATCTAATTTAAGAGAAAATAAATTCTTAAATGTAAACATAAAGATTATAAAAAgcttcttaaattttaaataatttataatataaaatctttTTACTGATCAATTTTAACACAATGGGCCACAGTAAAAATATGGAACAAAGCTCTCATTTATAtgtttaattaatcactaatcACATGGCAAGGACAAGGACCACCTTATCATGAGTAAATTTTTAACCTCTTAACAATTTCATATGATTCTCTTGGGTTTGGATAATAATTTATATGTTAGGAATTAGGAGGATGGGTTTGATTACAAGCGTCTGTGGGAGGGGAAAAGCAGCCTTCCCAAGAAGCCTGAAACTGCGTGGGGAAGGAGAAAAATTGGGTTAAGGTGACATTAACCTGAGCTTAAAAAGGCTTTTTGCCGAGctcttttattttcacttttgGGGGTATAGATGATTTTCCTTTAATTGCGCACAACTTCAAAGCTTTTTAGTGGCAATGATGAGTTCCTTACCTTT is part of the Hevea brasiliensis isolate MT/VB/25A 57/8 unplaced genomic scaffold, ASM3005281v1 Scaf286, whole genome shotgun sequence genome and encodes:
- the LOC110639900 gene encoding probable E3 ubiquitin-protein ligase EDA40; the encoded protein is MVTGWRRAFCTSFHREREATVFTEKQQHHHHCDNNSTTPSTSSNHSPRISSKFGFFSDSSAPRLQSQPVSNPSLRCRTTTAKTPTSSVPNSPKLQCKTKTPKKCISPRLFHFSDASSPKSPSSFSLLKASLRLSKSKCGICFQSVKSGKGTAVFTAECTHVFHFPCVAAHVKRQDLLICPVCSATWKEQPLLSIHHKPEIKKLDEKLKDLSKTKNLRIYNDDEPLTSPSPGSVFNPIPELEENDAEGDDHNAAQEFQGFFVNPAPVRVSNHVMLNAKNVEVCLLPDSALLNVGRSYQTHVVLLKVRAPPSLAARRRPPIDLVTVLDVSERICGVKSQMMKHVMRLLISSLNSTDRLSIVAFSATSKRLLPLTRMTAEGRRSARRIIDPLGSTGQGMSANDALKKAAKVIEDRRVKNPFSSIIIISNGHDDQSYTNSIAQKRPSLMVSSMRFSHLEILVHSIGLGDFSACKNAPSEDALAKCVDNLLSIAVQDLKLHLGFVSGSAPAEIAAVYSLTGRPSVFGPGSVRLGDLHAEEERELLIELKVPASSTEGHHLLSVRSSFRDPSSQEPVLSKEKALIIPRAQAVRSSEPHIQRLRDLHITIRAVAESRRLMDHNDLSGAYHLLSSAQALLMQSSDCSAIEHLRRLEAELGELHRRRQQVVWSQRQKESQQAEEKVELLTPTSAWRAAENLAKVAIMRKHMNRVSDLHGFENARF